From the Flavobacterium galactosidilyticum genome, one window contains:
- a CDS encoding GxxExxY protein → MKNNNIPYEREKEYNVEYKGIILPHKFHANFVVYDDIVLEVKSVKEISNDHLAQILNYMKLADTPIGIIANFQNKSLVHKRLINS, encoded by the coding sequence TTGAAAAACAATAATATTCCTTACGAAAGAGAAAAAGAATATAATGTAGAATACAAAGGAATTATTCTACCGCATAAATTTCATGCTAATTTTGTCGTTTATGATGATATTGTACTTGAAGTAAAATCAGTAAAAGAGATTAGCAATGATCATCTTGCACAAATCCTAAATTATATGAAGTTAGCAGATACTCCCATTGGAATAATCGCAAACTTCCAAAACAAATCTTTAGTTCATAAAAGACTTATAAACAGTTAA
- the miaB gene encoding tRNA (N6-isopentenyl adenosine(37)-C2)-methylthiotransferase MiaB → MEKIIEESKQGESLVLEHKPENTKKLFIESYGCAMNFSDSEIVASILSSNGYNTTQKLEEADLVLVNTCSIRDKAEQTIRKRLEKYNAVKRINPKMKVGVLGCMAERLKSQFLEEEKIVDLVVGPDAYKDLPNLLSEVEEGRDAINVILSKDETYGDISPVRLMSNGITALVSITRGCDNMCTFCVVPFTRGRERSREPQSIMKEIQDLWSKGFKEITLLGQNVDSYLWYGGGLKKDFDNATEMQKATAVDFDQLLEMVAVGFPKMRIRFSTSNPQDMHESILHVIAKHPNICKHIHLPVQSGSNRILKEMNRLHTREEYMTLIDKIRSIIPNCSISQDMISGFPTETEQDHHDTLSLMEYVKYNFGYMYSYSERPGTLAGRKMEDDVPEETKARRLQEIVDLQQKHAWLRSEEFIGQTVEVLVEKVSKKSTEEFSGRNSQSITVVFPKENYKIGDFVNVKILSCTSGTLKGEAVGLSEMN, encoded by the coding sequence ATGGAAAAGATTATTGAAGAAAGCAAACAAGGCGAGAGTCTTGTCCTAGAACATAAACCTGAGAATACTAAAAAACTATTTATAGAAAGTTACGGCTGCGCGATGAATTTTTCGGACAGTGAGATCGTAGCTTCCATATTATCGAGTAACGGATATAATACGACACAAAAACTTGAAGAAGCTGATTTGGTTTTGGTAAACACCTGTTCTATTCGGGATAAAGCAGAGCAAACAATTCGTAAAAGACTGGAAAAATACAATGCTGTTAAACGTATTAATCCAAAAATGAAAGTGGGAGTCCTAGGTTGTATGGCAGAACGTTTGAAAAGTCAATTCCTGGAAGAAGAAAAAATAGTAGATCTAGTTGTAGGTCCTGATGCGTACAAAGATTTACCTAATTTATTGAGCGAAGTTGAGGAAGGAAGAGATGCTATAAACGTTATTTTGTCTAAAGACGAAACGTACGGCGATATTTCTCCTGTTCGATTGATGAGTAACGGAATTACCGCACTAGTTTCTATCACACGTGGCTGTGATAATATGTGTACGTTTTGTGTAGTACCTTTTACTCGCGGACGAGAACGCAGCCGTGAGCCACAAAGTATCATGAAAGAAATTCAGGATTTGTGGTCAAAAGGTTTTAAGGAAATAACCCTTTTAGGCCAGAACGTAGACAGTTATTTATGGTACGGTGGCGGATTGAAAAAAGATTTTGACAATGCTACTGAAATGCAAAAAGCTACGGCAGTAGATTTTGACCAATTGCTGGAAATGGTTGCAGTAGGTTTCCCAAAAATGAGAATCCGATTTTCGACTTCAAATCCGCAGGACATGCACGAAAGCATATTGCATGTCATTGCCAAACATCCTAATATTTGTAAGCACATACATTTACCTGTTCAATCAGGAAGTAACCGAATTCTAAAAGAAATGAACCGTTTACATACGCGTGAAGAATACATGACTTTGATTGATAAAATAAGAAGTATCATTCCTAACTGTTCGATTTCGCAAGATATGATTTCTGGTTTTCCAACGGAAACTGAGCAAGATCACCACGACACCTTGAGTTTGATGGAATATGTGAAATATAATTTTGGTTATATGTATTCGTATTCAGAACGCCCGGGAACATTGGCAGGAAGAAAAATGGAAGATGATGTGCCAGAAGAAACTAAAGCACGAAGATTACAAGAAATTGTCGATTTGCAACAAAAACATGCTTGGTTGCGCTCTGAGGAATTCATTGGACAAACTGTTGAAGTTTTGGTTGAAAAAGTGTCAAAAAAATCAACTGAGGAGTTTTCTGGAAGAAATTCACAGAGTATTACAGTGGTTTTCCCAAAAGAGAATTATAAAATTGGTGATTTTGTGAATGTGAAAATCTTGAGTTGTACTAGTGGAACTTTAAAGGGAGAAGCTGTTGGATTGAGTGAGATGAATTAA
- the topA gene encoding type I DNA topoisomerase, giving the protein MAKNLVIVESPAKAKTIEKFLGSDFQVESSYGHIADLPSKEIGVDVENGFKPKYEVSADKKALVTKLKGLAKKADMVWLASDEDREGEAISWHLAEELKLDKSKTKRIVFHEITKTAILKAIDNPREIDYNLVNAQQARRVLDRLVGYELSPVLWRKIKGGLSAGRVQSVSVRLIVEREREIHNFNAVATYSVVAEFTNEAGKSFKAKLPKNFNTKKEAEDFLNKNIGSTYKVADLETKPTKKSPTGPFTTSTLQQEAARKLYLPVGITMQLAQRLYEAGLITYMRTDSVNLSKDAMEAAQAEIIKSYGKEFSKPRTFVNKSKGAQEAHEAIRPTDMSRHTVDIDRDQARLYDLIWKRTLASQMSDAQLERTNVKIEANNHSEIFTASGEVLLFEGFLKVYLEGHDDDEEEQEGMLPAMKVNEKLQNNYITATERYSRAAARYTEASLVKKLEELGIGRPSTYAPTISTIINRNYVEKGNLDGQERNYTQLTLQSGKVGEKLLKENTGSDKGKLVPTDIGTIVTDFLVKNFGNILDYNFTAKVEQDFDEIAEGNIVWTKMMQEFYDQFHPIVKDVEANADRESGERILGIDPKTGKPVSVRLGKFGPMAQIGAADDEEKKFASLMNDQNIGNITLEETLNLFLLPKNLGEYKGEEVEVSNGRYGPYIRHGAAFVSLPKGENPLDVDFERAQELIDEKALADAPIAVYKGEGVQKGVGRFGPFIKWDGLFINVSKKYNFDNLSQADIEALIEDKLQKNIDKVLHNWEEEGILVEKARWGRSVITKGKIKIELSKDVDATKLTLEEVQEMIAKKTPAKKAAAKKAPAKKAPAKKAVVKKPVAKK; this is encoded by the coding sequence ATGGCAAAGAATTTAGTAATAGTAGAGTCACCAGCAAAGGCAAAAACAATCGAGAAATTTTTGGGAAGTGATTTTCAAGTGGAGTCCAGTTATGGGCATATAGCCGACTTGCCTTCAAAGGAAATTGGTGTAGATGTTGAAAATGGTTTCAAACCTAAATACGAAGTTTCTGCTGATAAAAAGGCTTTAGTTACTAAATTGAAAGGATTAGCTAAGAAAGCTGATATGGTATGGTTAGCAAGTGATGAGGATCGCGAGGGTGAGGCTATTTCTTGGCATTTAGCCGAAGAATTAAAATTAGACAAAAGTAAAACAAAACGTATTGTATTTCACGAAATTACTAAAACTGCGATTCTAAAAGCGATTGATAATCCACGTGAAATTGATTATAATTTAGTCAATGCGCAACAAGCGCGACGTGTATTAGATCGATTGGTTGGGTATGAATTATCTCCGGTACTTTGGAGAAAAATAAAAGGAGGACTTTCTGCCGGACGTGTTCAATCGGTTTCGGTTCGTTTGATTGTGGAACGTGAAAGAGAAATTCACAACTTTAATGCTGTTGCAACATATTCTGTTGTGGCGGAATTCACTAACGAAGCTGGAAAGTCATTTAAAGCTAAACTTCCTAAAAATTTCAATACTAAAAAAGAAGCTGAAGATTTTTTAAATAAAAATATAGGTTCTACATATAAGGTAGCTGATTTAGAAACGAAGCCTACCAAAAAATCGCCAACTGGTCCATTTACAACTTCTACTTTGCAACAAGAAGCAGCGAGAAAATTGTATTTGCCTGTTGGAATTACCATGCAACTCGCACAACGTTTGTACGAAGCGGGACTTATCACGTATATGAGAACGGATAGTGTGAACTTATCCAAAGATGCGATGGAGGCTGCTCAGGCTGAAATTATCAAATCGTATGGAAAAGAATTCTCTAAACCACGAACATTTGTCAATAAAAGTAAAGGCGCACAGGAAGCACACGAGGCGATTCGTCCTACGGATATGTCTCGTCATACGGTAGATATTGACAGAGACCAAGCGCGTTTGTATGATTTGATTTGGAAAAGGACGTTGGCTTCGCAAATGAGTGATGCGCAATTAGAACGTACCAACGTGAAAATTGAAGCAAACAATCACAGTGAAATTTTCACGGCATCTGGAGAAGTGTTGCTTTTTGAAGGTTTCTTGAAAGTGTACTTGGAAGGTCATGATGACGATGAAGAAGAGCAAGAAGGAATGTTACCTGCAATGAAAGTCAACGAAAAATTACAAAATAATTACATTACTGCGACAGAGAGATATTCTCGTGCAGCTGCAAGATATACTGAAGCTTCCTTGGTGAAAAAATTAGAAGAATTGGGTATTGGTCGTCCTTCTACTTATGCACCAACGATTTCTACGATTATCAATAGAAATTATGTAGAGAAAGGAAATCTTGACGGACAAGAACGTAATTATACGCAATTGACGTTACAATCCGGAAAAGTAGGAGAGAAGCTATTGAAAGAAAATACCGGTTCTGATAAAGGGAAATTAGTTCCTACCGATATTGGAACAATTGTTACAGATTTCTTAGTTAAGAATTTCGGAAATATTTTAGATTATAATTTCACTGCAAAAGTGGAACAGGATTTTGATGAAATTGCTGAAGGAAATATCGTTTGGACGAAAATGATGCAAGAATTCTATGATCAATTTCACCCAATCGTGAAAGATGTAGAAGCGAATGCGGATAGAGAAAGTGGGGAGAGAATTTTAGGAATAGATCCAAAAACAGGGAAACCGGTTTCAGTTCGTTTAGGGAAATTTGGACCCATGGCTCAAATAGGTGCTGCTGATGATGAAGAGAAAAAGTTTGCGAGTTTGATGAACGATCAAAACATTGGAAACATCACTCTCGAAGAAACATTGAATTTATTTTTATTACCAAAAAATTTAGGTGAATATAAAGGAGAAGAAGTTGAAGTGAGTAATGGCCGTTATGGTCCTTATATTCGTCACGGTGCTGCTTTTGTTTCTTTGCCAAAAGGTGAAAATCCATTAGATGTAGATTTTGAAAGAGCTCAGGAATTAATCGATGAAAAAGCACTAGCCGATGCACCGATTGCAGTTTATAAAGGTGAAGGTGTTCAAAAAGGTGTGGGTCGTTTTGGTCCTTTTATCAAATGGGACGGCTTGTTTATCAATGTAAGTAAGAAATATAATTTTGATAATTTGTCTCAAGCAGATATTGAAGCGTTGATAGAAGATAAATTGCAAAAGAATATTGATAAGGTTTTGCATAACTGGGAAGAAGAAGGAATTTTAGTTGAAAAAGCCCGCTGGGGTCGTTCAGTTATTACAAAAGGTAAAATCAAAATTGAATTAAGCAAAGATGTTGATGCTACAAAATTGACATTAGAAGAAGTTCAGGAAATGATTGCCAAGAAAACGCCGGCTAAAAAAGCAGCTGCTAAAAAAGCACCTGCGAAGAAAGCACCTGCTAAGAAAGCAGTAGTTAAGAAACCCGTAGCAAAAAAGTAA
- a CDS encoding formimidoylglutamase — MEFDFLKPLDDEILEYIDGLTSQQLGSKIVLHTNEQFPDLNKIKIAIIGVFDNRGDKNAISDIDLIPVRKELYGLFPGNWDASIADLGDILAGNSIQDTYFAVKKVVASLIKKKIIPIVIGGSQDLTYAIYRGYDDLEQMVNLVSIDNKFDFGKEDETMSSTSYLTQIIIDEPNNLFNYCNIGYQTYFNSQEEIDLIEKLYFDAYRLGEVSNNIAISEPVFRDADLVSIDLNSIKSADSGNFVSFQPNGFNGKEICSLARYAGISDKVSSFGLFNHNNLAQESVLIAQIIWYFIEGFHYRSNEYPFGSRENYLKYIVPLEEEELIFYKSDKTDRWWIEIPFISNGSNKLKRNTLLPCSYDEYLLACNQELPERWWKAQRKNII, encoded by the coding sequence ATGGAATTTGATTTTCTTAAACCCCTAGATGATGAGATCCTAGAATATATTGATGGATTGACTTCTCAGCAACTAGGAAGTAAAATTGTTTTACATACTAACGAGCAATTTCCTGATTTAAATAAAATTAAAATTGCAATTATTGGTGTTTTCGATAATCGCGGCGATAAAAATGCAATTTCGGATATTGACTTAATTCCTGTACGAAAAGAATTGTATGGCTTGTTTCCTGGAAATTGGGATGCATCTATAGCTGATCTAGGTGATATATTGGCAGGTAATTCTATTCAAGACACTTATTTTGCTGTAAAGAAAGTTGTAGCAAGTTTAATCAAAAAAAAAATTATTCCAATAGTAATTGGAGGTTCTCAAGATCTTACCTATGCAATTTATAGAGGTTATGACGATTTAGAGCAAATGGTTAATTTAGTTTCCATTGATAATAAGTTCGATTTTGGAAAAGAAGACGAAACGATGTCTTCAACTTCATATCTGACCCAGATAATTATAGATGAACCCAACAATCTTTTTAATTATTGTAATATAGGGTACCAAACTTATTTTAATTCACAAGAAGAGATTGATTTAATCGAGAAACTTTATTTTGATGCTTACAGGTTGGGAGAAGTTTCTAATAACATTGCTATTTCAGAACCTGTTTTTAGAGATGCTGATTTAGTGAGTATTGATTTAAATTCAATAAAGTCAGCTGATTCTGGTAATTTTGTTTCATTTCAACCTAATGGTTTCAACGGGAAAGAAATATGTTCTTTAGCTCGATATGCTGGGATAAGTGATAAAGTATCATCTTTCGGACTTTTTAATCATAATAATTTGGCGCAAGAATCAGTGCTTATAGCTCAGATCATTTGGTATTTTATAGAAGGATTTCATTATCGTTCGAATGAGTATCCTTTTGGTAGTAGAGAAAATTATTTAAAATATATTGTACCCCTGGAAGAAGAGGAGTTGATTTTTTATAAAAGCGACAAAACAGATCGTTGGTGGATCGAAATACCATTTATTTCCAATGGTAGTAATAAACTAAAAAGAAATACGTTATTACCATGTTCTTATGATGAATATTTATTAGCGTGCAATCAAGAATTACCAGAAAGATGGTGGAAAGCGCAAAGAAAAAACATCATTTAG
- the gldK gene encoding gliding motility lipoprotein GldK — protein MKKFIAFATILTLIISCGKSSDKGELVGINGGKWHPEKPYGMALIPGGAFIMGKSDADLANVEDAPTKTVTVRSFYMDETEITNSEYRQFVEWVKDSTIRVKLAILADMSGLKPGSGKGKNAGSIGDYAFDDSDPAKMTAYDKYMYDNYYSIGTVDDEYAGRRLNKKIKLIKDTKLYPDEYYTEVMDSMYIPIEESYNGLRTMDVNKLKFRYSWMDIQAAAKAKEGKRKEFIKTEEVKVYPDTTVWIKDFAYSYNEPMHNDYFWHKAYGDYPVVGVKWTQAKAFCAWRTLNKNTYIKSKKKGRDLVNSFRLPTEAEWEYAARGGLESATYPWGGPYTKNDRGCFLANFKPNRGDYAADDALYTVEAKSFEPNGYNLYNMAGNVSEWTDSSYDSNAYEYVSSMNPNVQDGSNQRKVLRGGSWKDVAYFLQVSTRDYEYADSARSYVGFRTVQDYMGVQTTVNKKNKK, from the coding sequence ATGAAGAAGTTCATAGCTTTTGCGACAATTTTAACTCTTATAATTAGCTGTGGTAAATCAAGCGATAAAGGAGAATTAGTTGGTATTAATGGAGGAAAATGGCATCCCGAGAAGCCATACGGTATGGCATTAATTCCTGGCGGTGCTTTTATCATGGGTAAATCAGATGCTGATTTAGCTAACGTTGAAGACGCTCCTACAAAAACAGTTACCGTTCGTTCTTTCTACATGGATGAGACCGAAATCACCAATAGTGAGTATCGTCAGTTTGTTGAGTGGGTAAAAGATTCAACAATCAGAGTTAAGTTAGCTATTCTTGCTGATATGAGTGGGTTAAAACCTGGATCAGGTAAAGGCAAAAATGCGGGTAGTATTGGTGACTATGCATTTGATGATTCAGATCCTGCAAAGATGACCGCTTATGATAAATATATGTATGATAATTATTATAGTATAGGTACTGTTGATGATGAATATGCAGGTAGAAGACTAAATAAAAAAATAAAATTAATCAAAGATACAAAGTTGTATCCTGATGAGTATTACACTGAAGTAATGGATTCTATGTACATTCCTATAGAGGAATCATACAACGGGCTTCGTACTATGGATGTAAATAAATTGAAGTTCCGTTATTCTTGGATGGACATTCAAGCTGCTGCTAAAGCAAAAGAAGGAAAGAGAAAAGAATTTATTAAAACAGAAGAGGTAAAAGTTTATCCAGATACTACAGTGTGGATTAAGGATTTTGCTTATTCTTACAATGAGCCGATGCACAATGATTATTTCTGGCATAAAGCATATGGTGACTATCCAGTAGTAGGTGTTAAGTGGACTCAGGCAAAAGCTTTTTGTGCTTGGAGAACTTTAAATAAAAACACATACATCAAATCAAAGAAAAAAGGTCGCGACTTAGTTAACAGTTTTAGATTGCCTACGGAAGCTGAATGGGAATATGCTGCCAGAGGTGGATTAGAATCTGCTACTTATCCTTGGGGAGGTCCTTATACTAAAAATGACAGAGGGTGTTTCTTAGCGAATTTCAAACCTAATAGAGGTGATTATGCTGCTGACGATGCTTTGTACACTGTTGAAGCAAAGTCTTTTGAACCTAATGGTTACAACTTGTATAACATGGCAGGAAACGTGTCTGAATGGACTGATTCCTCTTATGATTCAAATGCGTATGAATACGTTTCTTCAATGAATCCAAATGTTCAAGATGGATCTAATCAGCGTAAAGTTTTACGTGGTGGATCATGGAAAGATGTTGCTTATTTCCTACAAGTAAGTACCAGAGATTATGAATATGCCGATTCAGCAAGGAGTTATGTTGGTTTTAGAACTGTTCAAGATTATATGGGGGTTCAAACTACCGTAAACAAAAAAAATAAAAAGTAA
- the gldL gene encoding gliding motility protein GldL: MALLSKKTMNFAYGMGAAVVILGALFKITHIEFGFLTGNLMLTVGLVVEAAIFALSAFEPVDKDLDWTLVYPELANGQARPAAKKVEVATETQGMLSQKLDAMLKDAKIDGELMASLGNSIKNFESAAKGIAPTVDSIASTKKYSEELTLAAAQMESLNSLYKIQLQSASRNAQINEEVAENNLKLKDQMQSLTSNLTSLNSVYGGMLSAMNNKG, encoded by the coding sequence ATGGCATTATTGAGCAAAAAAACGATGAATTTCGCATACGGTATGGGAGCAGCAGTTGTAATCCTTGGAGCATTATTCAAAATAACACATATTGAATTTGGATTTTTAACTGGTAACTTAATGCTTACTGTAGGATTAGTAGTAGAGGCAGCTATTTTTGCTCTTTCTGCATTCGAACCAGTTGATAAAGATTTAGACTGGACTCTAGTGTATCCAGAATTAGCTAATGGCCAAGCTAGACCTGCAGCTAAAAAAGTTGAAGTAGCAACAGAAACACAAGGAATGTTATCTCAAAAATTAGATGCCATGTTGAAAGACGCTAAAATTGATGGAGAATTAATGGCTAGCTTAGGAAATAGTATCAAAAACTTTGAATCAGCTGCTAAAGGTATTGCGCCAACTGTTGATTCTATTGCATCTACAAAAAAATATAGTGAAGAATTGACTTTGGCTGCTGCCCAAATGGAATCTTTAAACAGTCTATATAAAATTCAATTACAAAGCGCTTCAAGAAATGCTCAGATCAATGAAGAAGTTGCTGAAAATAATCTAAAATTAAAAGATCAAATGCAATCTTTGACTTCTAATCTTACGTCTTTGAACAGCGTATATGGAGGAATGCTTTCTGCAATGAATAATAAAGGATAA
- the gldM gene encoding gliding motility protein GldM: MAAGKLTPRQKMINLMYLVFIAMLALNMSKEVLSAFGLMNEKFESSNSSAELSNTQMLAGLDAKASEAGGEFAAASATAHKVEEITKNFYNYIGKIKSDVLVGTEVDPETGKLPYEAMDKGDNIDNLWFSASGYSAKGKEVIATIEKYKADMKLTLGDNKKLAPILAEVDSKFDLSKVKNKDGIAIDYLDYHFKGFPAVASLAKLSAWQNDVKKTETDVYNTLLGKAAVAAASYSNYEAIVVLDKNAYFQGEKVTGKVVLGRYDKNTKPTSFSGPGQIVNGQAVISMTAGGVGEQAINGQFTFMEDGKTVPLKFKGNYVVVPKPNSATISADKMNVVYRGVVNPISVSFAGISADKVSASAPGLSSAGKGKYNLSPGGGDQVTIVVTGTLPNGEKVSDKKQFRIKGIPGPTGTIRGETGIVKGPKSNLEIATIGAKLEDFDFEVGLNVVGFNLKITGQPTVVVQGNRLNAQCKAVLSKAGKGDQVTISEIKTKLVGAGSYLLPRTAPVIFEIQ; encoded by the coding sequence ATGGCAGCAGGAAAATTAACCCCTAGACAGAAGATGATTAACCTAATGTACTTGGTTTTCATCGCGATGTTAGCATTAAATATGTCCAAAGAAGTGTTATCTGCTTTTGGATTAATGAATGAAAAATTTGAAAGTTCTAACTCTTCAGCTGAATTGTCTAACACTCAGATGTTAGCTGGTTTAGATGCTAAAGCATCTGAAGCAGGTGGAGAATTTGCAGCGGCCTCAGCCACTGCGCACAAAGTAGAAGAAATAACTAAGAATTTTTACAACTATATTGGAAAGATAAAGTCGGATGTTTTAGTAGGAACTGAAGTTGATCCTGAAACAGGGAAATTGCCTTATGAGGCAATGGACAAGGGTGATAACATCGATAATTTATGGTTTAGTGCAAGTGGCTATTCCGCTAAAGGAAAAGAAGTTATAGCAACTATCGAAAAATATAAAGCTGATATGAAATTAACTTTAGGTGATAATAAAAAATTAGCACCTATTTTAGCTGAGGTTGATAGTAAATTTGACCTTTCGAAAGTTAAAAACAAAGATGGTATCGCGATTGATTATTTAGATTATCATTTTAAAGGTTTTCCAGCTGTTGCATCGTTAGCAAAATTATCTGCTTGGCAAAATGACGTTAAAAAAACGGAAACAGATGTTTATAATACTTTATTAGGTAAAGCTGCTGTTGCTGCTGCATCTTACAGCAATTATGAGGCAATTGTAGTTCTTGATAAAAATGCTTATTTTCAAGGAGAAAAAGTGACAGGAAAAGTAGTTTTAGGTCGTTATGACAAAAATACTAAACCAACATCATTTTCAGGTCCGGGACAAATAGTAAATGGTCAGGCTGTAATTTCTATGACTGCTGGAGGTGTTGGTGAGCAAGCTATAAATGGTCAGTTTACTTTTATGGAGGATGGAAAAACAGTTCCACTTAAATTTAAAGGGAACTATGTTGTTGTGCCTAAACCAAACTCAGCTACAATTTCTGCTGATAAAATGAATGTGGTTTATAGAGGGGTTGTCAATCCTATATCTGTTTCATTTGCAGGTATTAGTGCTGATAAAGTATCGGCTTCAGCTCCAGGTTTGAGCTCAGCTGGTAAAGGAAAGTATAATTTATCGCCAGGTGGAGGTGACCAAGTAACTATTGTTGTTACAGGAACTTTGCCAAACGGTGAAAAAGTATCGGATAAAAAACAGTTTAGAATTAAAGGTATTCCTGGTCCAACAGGAACTATTAGAGGAGAAACAGGTATTGTAAAAGGGCCTAAATCAAATCTTGAAATTGCTACTATAGGTGCTAAATTAGAAGATTTTGATTTTGAAGTTGGTTTGAATGTTGTTGGCTTTAATCTTAAAATTACTGGTCAACCTACTGTTGTAGTACAAGGTAATAGATTGAATGCTCAATGTAAAGCGGTGCTTTCAAAAGCAGGAAAAGGAGATCAAGTTACCATTTCTGAAATTAAAACAAAACTTGTTGGAGCGGGAAGCTATTTGTTGCCAAGAACTGCACCAGTAATTTTTGAAATACAATAA
- the gldN gene encoding gliding motility protein GldN, with translation MNIRNFLIAIFSIAGSFASFGQSNLLNAKTPDQIGLKTKAQLNSDNDKPLAYGYVHDRDVLMGKTVWEIIDLSERINFALYFPIDAANIGSDRRSLYDVLTKAMKSGEITEVYTDSYFNTKKSLKDIEGSLSRIDTTDAGREQINAGKKVSEEYVLRQDLTAADVTQYKIKGYWYFDKRQSELKYRLLGICPVTPDVYTMNNDEKDYIELFWVFFPAAREVLHEAKAFNEKNSAMPISFDQILNSRRFNSVIYKEENVYGDRNIDDYMKNNAQNQLLESERVKEKIRNFESDMWNY, from the coding sequence ATGAACATAAGAAATTTTTTAATCGCTATTTTCTCTATTGCTGGAAGTTTTGCGTCATTTGGTCAATCAAATTTGCTTAACGCAAAAACTCCGGATCAAATAGGACTTAAAACTAAAGCACAACTAAATTCTGATAACGATAAACCGTTAGCATACGGTTATGTGCATGATAGGGATGTTTTGATGGGTAAGACAGTATGGGAGATTATTGACTTAAGCGAAAGAATTAACTTTGCGCTGTATTTTCCTATTGATGCTGCGAATATTGGTTCAGATAGAAGATCTTTATATGATGTATTGACTAAGGCAATGAAAAGTGGGGAAATTACGGAGGTATATACCGACAGTTATTTCAATACTAAAAAATCGTTAAAAGATATTGAAGGCTCATTAAGCCGAATAGATACTACTGATGCTGGTAGAGAGCAAATAAATGCAGGCAAAAAAGTCTCTGAAGAGTATGTTTTAAGACAAGATTTAACAGCTGCAGATGTTACTCAGTATAAGATAAAAGGGTATTGGTATTTTGATAAGCGTCAAAGTGAATTAAAATATCGCTTATTAGGGATTTGTCCTGTAACTCCAGATGTTTACACGATGAACAATGATGAGAAAGATTATATTGAGTTATTCTGGGTATTTTTTCCAGCTGCGAGAGAAGTATTGCATGAAGCAAAAGCCTTTAATGAAAAAAATTCAGCAATGCCAATCTCGTTTGATCAAATTTTGAATTCAAGACGTTTTAATAGTGTTATTTACAAGGAAGAAAATGTATATGGTGATAGAAATATCGACGATTATATGAAAAATAATGCTCAAAATCAGTTGCTTGAGTCGGAGAGAGTCAAAGAGAAAATTCGAAATTTCGAATCTGATATGTGGAATTATTAA